AGCTCTTCAGCACTTGGCAAGATTGGCTTACGGGATACCAATTCCATCTTGGGCTTAAGGTCATCTGGAATGAAGGGCAAGCCTTTGGGAACTTCCACTGTTGAAGCTTCCTTGAATAATTGCTTGGTCAAGCGGTCTTCCAGCGAATGGAAGGTAATGACCGAGATTCTACCATCCAGAGCCAGCATGTCCATGGCCTGCTGGATAGATTCATCTGCAGCGCCCAGCTCATCATTGACTTCGATTCGGATAGCCTGAAAAATCTGCTTGGCAGGGTGTCCCTTTTTCTTGAGCTCCTTGGCAGGCTTGGCCGACTTGATAATCTCTGCCAACTCCGTCGTTGTCTCAATGGGTTTCACCTCACGCGCTTGCTCAATCTTACGAGCTATCTGTTTAGAAAACTTATCCTCACCATACTTGAAAAAGATCCGAACCAAGTCATGATAGTCATAATGATTGACCACCTCATAGGCCGTCAGACTAGCTTCCTGATTCATCCGCATATCCAGTGGCGCATCCTTTTTATAAGAAAAACCACGTTCACGCTGATCCAGCTGAGGACTGGACACTCCCAAGTCATAACAAATTCCATCAATTTCCTGGACACCAGCCTCCTGCAAACGTGCCTGCAAATGACGGAAGTTATCCTTGATAAAGGTTACCATCCCCTTTTCGATATAGGGTGCCAACCGTTTTTGCGCATTGTCAATGGCATTCTGGTCCTGGTCAAAGGCATAGAGATGCCCTTTTTCGCTCAATTTACTTAATAAATATTCGCTATGGCCTGCTCCGCCCAAAGTCGCATCAACGTAGATACCGTCAGGTTTTACGTCAAGCATATCAATCGTTTCATGAAGCAAGACCGTTACATGATGAAATTCTTTTGTCATATCCTATCTATTTTACCACAAATCTGACCAGCTTGCACTTGTCAGACAAGGCTAAGTTTCTTCGAAAAAAATTCTCAAAAATATGTCATATATACTTGACACCTCATCCCCAAAAGAATATAATATAGTCAAATATATACGACATATCAGAAAGGAGACCCTATGAATCGTGTGAAAGAATTCCGCAAGGAACTGGGCATTTCCCAGCTCGAGCTCGCCAAAGATATCGGTGTCTCGAGACAGACCATCAACATGATTGAAAATGACAAGTACAATCCAACCCTAGAACTCTGTCTCAACCTCGCCCGCAGCCTCCAAACTGACCTCAATAGCCTCTTTTGGGAAGACGATTTTTAAAAAAGGAGCAAACAAATGAAAAAAGAAACTCTCACTGAAAAACTCATCAAACGCATATACGGTATTTCTGGTCCCCTTGACGAACACAAACGGCGCGAGGCCGATCGTATCGGGAATCAGGTCTTTATTGTCCTCTTTTATCTGATGACATTTGGCAATCTTATCCCGCTCGTTCTTGCCTATAAATACCCGCAAATTGTCGCTATCGGCTATCCTCTCGTGGTGTTTAGCATTTCGATGATGGCTGCCCTCTATGTAGTCTCTCAAACCAAGAAAACGGGCATCACAGCCATTGATCCCGAAATGCTGAGTCAAAAAGAAAGTAAAAAGCTACATTTTCCGGGTCTAAAAGCCGGTCTGATCTACGGCATAGCGATATTTTTTATAATGCCACTCATCGATACCCTAACCAGTGAAAATCCAAATTTCATCAGTTCTCTTCTGAATTCAAAACATATTTTAAAAACGATACTGGGAGCGTTCTTTTTTGGACTGATGATGCAAATTATCGTCTCTCTTCGCATTCAAAAGGCCAAGAAAGACCAAGAAGACGACTAGGAGGTGCCTTATGAAATCACTAGCTAGACTACTGATCAGTCATGTTTTTATCAGTATCTTTGTTACCTTTTTCCTACTTTCTGGACATCTTGAGCATCCTTTCTTGATTATCTTTCTTTTATTCCTTCCTGTATTGAACAAGGGACAGAGATTCCAGAAAATCCAATCAAAAAAAATACGTCTTCTAAACGCATCTCTCTGTTTTATCCTCGTATCCTTTCCACAACTTTTAACAGATCCTATGGATTGGAGATACCTGGTATTTCTAATAATCTGTATCATTTTTAGTTTGGTTTACTTCTATACTCTCTATCAACTCTTTAAAGAAGTCAATCAAAAATCGCTCATTTAGGAGGTTACTCCCATGAAAAAAGAAGATTTCACCACTCGCTTACTCAAACTATTCTTTCACATACAAGGGCCTTTTGATGAATGCCGTCAAGAGATGATTTACAAGGCTTGTGCCCGTGCCTTGATCCAAATCGTTTACTCCTCCCTCCTACTCTTCTTGTTCTATCTCCTATTTGGACGCTTCATAGAGTTAGTTCGTGATGCCATGCCCTACCTCTATTTTGGACTTATCTTCGCCCTCGCATCTAGGGCGAGACTAGCAGTTCGCAACTTACATTTAGACAAGGATGACCAGTCCGAAATCCATCACAAAAGCTACAGCAAAAGCCAAATCAACCTTCGTAGTTGGGGTGTATTCATCAGTATTCAGCTTGGTCTCTTCCTCTTACTAATCTTTCATAAACTCTTTGTTCAGCATCTTCCCCTCGATACCTTTTGGGACAGTCTCTCCCAGTTCG
The sequence above is a segment of the Streptococcus oralis ATCC 35037 genome. Coding sequences within it:
- a CDS encoding DUF3278 domain-containing protein; translated protein: MKKEDFTTRLLKLFFHIQGPFDECRQEMIYKACARALIQIVYSSLLLFLFYLLFGRFIELVRDAMPYLYFGLIFALASRARLAVRNLHLDKDDQSEIHHKSYSKSQINLRSWGVFISIQLGLFLLLIFHKLFVQHLPLDTFWDSLSQFDKMLPLLVLGLGIGAIFGTMTYAFLSEHEMKHSESGMHKENIEK
- a CDS encoding DUF3278 domain-containing protein — protein: MKKETLTEKLIKRIYGISGPLDEHKRREADRIGNQVFIVLFYLMTFGNLIPLVLAYKYPQIVAIGYPLVVFSISMMAALYVVSQTKKTGITAIDPEMLSQKESKKLHFPGLKAGLIYGIAIFFIMPLIDTLTSENPNFISSLLNSKHILKTILGAFFFGLMMQIIVSLRIQKAKKDQEDD
- the rsmH gene encoding 16S rRNA (cytosine(1402)-N(4))-methyltransferase RsmH; this translates as MTKEFHHVTVLLHETIDMLDVKPDGIYVDATLGGAGHSEYLLSKLSEKGHLYAFDQDQNAIDNAQKRLAPYIEKGMVTFIKDNFRHLQARLQEAGVQEIDGICYDLGVSSPQLDQRERGFSYKKDAPLDMRMNQEASLTAYEVVNHYDYHDLVRIFFKYGEDKFSKQIARKIEQAREVKPIETTTELAEIIKSAKPAKELKKKGHPAKQIFQAIRIEVNDELGAADESIQQAMDMLALDGRISVITFHSLEDRLTKQLFKEASTVEVPKGLPFIPDDLKPKMELVSRKPILPSAEELEANNRSHSAKLRVARKIHK
- a CDS encoding helix-turn-helix transcriptional regulator, which codes for MNRVKEFRKELGISQLELAKDIGVSRQTINMIENDKYNPTLELCLNLARSLQTDLNSLFWEDDF